The genomic stretch CTGGAGGGCCTGGCGGCGGAGCGGCGCATCGCGCGCAGCGAGGACGCGGGCTACACGCGCGTCCGCCCCGAGCGGCAGCCACCCTTCCCCAAGTCGGGCCCCGGCAGCCCCTTCGCCTAGCCGCGGACGGGCCGGCCGCGGGCCGCGCCGGGGCGCCCGCCCGTCCTGTCGCGCTCCGGTCGCGGCCCGTATCTTCGAGCCGTCTGCCACCTGGAGCCCTCCGTGGGCGAGCTGGTCCTCGGTCTCGTGTTCCTCGCCGTCTCCTTCCTCGTCACCACCGCATCCGCCGCCACCAAGAGCCAGGGCCCGCGTCCCATCGGCGGAATCCTGCGCGCCGCGGCCATCGGCTTCCTCGTGCTGGGGGCCCTGCTGGTCCTAGGCTCGGGCCTGGTGGTGATCCAGCCCGGCGAAGTCGGCGTCCGCCACGCCTTCGGCACGGTCGATCCCAAGCCGCTCCTGCCCGGAATCCGGCTGGTCACGCCCTGGTCCTCGGTCGAGCGCTTCTCCACGCGCGAGGAGCAGTTCCCGGAGGTCGGCGGCGATGAGCGGGAGACGATGGACGCGCTGTCGAGCGAGCAGATGGCGATGAAGGTGGACGCGGGCCTTCGCTGGCAGATCGACCCCCAGCAGGCGCCGCGCATCTTCACCGAGATCGGCGCCGAGGCGCAGATCCACAGCGCGGTGCGCAACGCCATCCGCAAGGGGGTCCGCGACGGGATGGTGCAGTACTCCATCAACGACATCAGCAAGCGCACGCTGATCGCCCAGACGATGGAGGCCCTCGTGGACTCGGCGCTGGTCACCCAGCCCCGGGCCGGGGGCCCGCCGTTCCGCATCGCGCAGGTGACCGCGTTCTTCCTGCGCAACCTCGAGCCGCCCGAGCAGGTGGTGCAGGCGATCAACAACAAGATCGCCCAGGAGCAGCAGATCGAGACCGAGCGCCACCGGGTCGAGGTGGCCCGGCTGCAGTCGGAGCAGCAGCGGCTCCTGAACCAGACGCTCACCGCCGAGCAGCTGACCAAGCAGTACCTGGAGGTGCTGCACGACATGAAGAACTCGAACAACCTGGTGATCCTCGTGCCGACCACGGGCGGCGTGCCGATTCTCGACATCAACGCGCTCCGCAACAGCCTGCGGGGGCGCTGAGCGGCGGATGGCCGTCGTCACCGTCACGCGCCAGTACGGCTCCGGCGGCTCCCTGGTCGCCCGGCGGGTCGCCGAGCGCCTGGGGTGGACGGTCATCGACAACGAGTTCGTGGGGGAGGTGGCGCGGCGGGCGGGCCTGCCGGCCGAGGCCGTCGCGGCGCGCGAGGAGCGCTCACCCTCCCTGATCGAGCGCCTCGGGCGGACGCTCGCGATCTCCGCGCCCGAGATGTTCGTTCAGGCCGCGGCCTCCCAGGCCGAGCCCGACGAGGACCAGCTGCATCGCATCACCGAGCGGGTCATCGCCGAGGCCGCGGCCCACGGGCGCGTCGTCCTGGTCGGGCGCGGCGCCACGGCCTACCTCGCCACCGCCGGCGAGGCGGCGGACGTCCTGCACGTTTACGTCGTGGCGCCGCGGGAGACGCGCATCCGCACCATCGTCGAACGGATGCACGTCACCGGCGAGGAGGCGGCCCGGCAGATCCACAGCGTCGATGCCGCCCGCGAGCGGTACCTGGAGCACTGGTACGGGCGCCGGCGGGACGAGGCGGCCAACTACCACCTGGTCGTCAACACCGCGTGGCTGGGCTACGAGGGCGCGGCGGAGATCATCGCCGACGCGGCACGGCGCAGGGGCATGGAGTAAGCGGCAGAAGGAACGCGGTGGGCGGGGCAGTTGCCAGACGGCGAGTCTCCAGTGGTCCAGGGCGCGAGACGTGAGGGGCCAGTCCCGTTGTCAGTACTGACCTCTGGACTGGCCCCTGATTGCTCACGACTGGTAACCACTTCCCCCTGGCGACCGGCAACTGACCTGCCCATTGCCATCCGAGCCCTGATCACTTCAGCAGCGGCACCTCCGGTACCCGCCGCCAGATCACCAGCGAGGACAGCCCGCAGACCAGGCCGCCCACGGCGACGGCCATGGGCGCGCCGAGGTGCTCGGCCAGCCACCCCGCCTGGAACGCCCCGAACGGCGCCATCCCGAGGAACACGAACGCGTAGAATCCCATCACTCGCCCGCGCAGGGCGTCGGGCACGATGGTCTGCAGCAGCGTGTTGGTCACCGCGTTGTTGAGGATCATCGCCGCGCCGGCCAAGGCCAGCGCCGGCAGGGCCAGGGCGAACGCGGGCGCCGCCGCGAACGACACGAGCGCGGCGCCGTAGATCGGCCCGGTCCACATCAGGATGCGCCCCTTGCCCACCCGCGGCCCGAACATGGCGAGGCCGAGGGCCGCGATCACGGCGCCGACACCGACCGAGGCGGACATGAACCCCAGCCCCGACGGCCCCACCCGGAGCACGTCGCGCGCGAAGACCGGCATCAACACCAGGAACGGGAAGCCGAAGACGCTGACGACCGCCATCATGCCCACCAGGGCCAGAACGCGCCGGTCGCGCCTCACGAAGCGCGCACCCTCGCGGAACTGCGCCCACCCGTCGCCCGAATGATCGGGACGAACGAACGGCGCCAGGCGCATCTTCAGCAGGCCCCAGATCACGGCCACGTACGACACCGCGTTCAGGAAGTAGCACCAGCCCAGGCCCACGGCGCCGATCAGTATCCCGGCCAACGAGGGCCCCACGACGCGCGCGGCGTTGAAGGCCGACGAGTTCAGGGCGATGGCGGTCCCCAGGTCCTCCCGGCCCACCATCTCGATCACGAACGCCTGGCGCGCCGGCGTGTCGAAGGCGTTGACGGTGCCGAGGAAGACGGCGATCGCCGCCACCTGCCACAGCGCGATGCGGTGCGTCCAGATCAGGATCGCCAGCACCAGGGCCTGTAGCAGCGACAGCGTCTGGGTGAGCACCACCAGCCGGCGCTTGTTCACGCGGTCCACGAACACGCCGGCCGGCAGCGACACGAGCATGATGGGCAGCGAGCCCAGGGCGCTCACCAGGCCGACGTAGAACGGAGAGTTGGTGAGCTCGAGCACCAGCCAGCCCTGGGCGACAATCTGCATCCAGGTGCCCACCAGGCTCGTGCCCTGACCGAAGAAGAACAGCCGGAAGTTGCGGTGGCGGAGAGCTCCGAACGGCGAGGCGCGTGGTGCGGGCATTGCCGGAATGTGGGGCCCCGACGAGCTTACGGGGAGCCCCGTGCGCTACACGACCTTCTCCAAGTACATCGACCAGCTGGCCGATGCGGTCAATCTTCAGGACCTGCTCGACCAGCTCGCCGACTTCCTGCTCCAGTCCGGATTCGCGGGCGGCGCGGGCGAGCGCCTGTGGGGCGAGGGCGGCGAGGAGCAGGGCGACCGCTCCCTCGCCGCGCTCCACGACGCCATCCTCGAGGCGCTGAAGAACTCCGGCATGCTGACGCCGGACATGCTCAAGGTCCTGCGCGGCGAGAGCACGGGCGACGCGGATCGCGACGCGGAGCTGGAGCGCCAGCTCGCCGAGCTGCTGGACGCCATCGTGCAGCGCCTCATCGAGCAGGGCTATCTCAGCGTCGCCGAGGCGCCGCGCATGCCCGGCGGCCAGGAGCTGGTCGAGGGGACGGAGGGCCAGGCGCGCTCGGCCGCGCAGCAGGTGCACTTCAACCTCACCGAGAAGGGCATCGACTTCCTGGGTTATCGCGCACTCCGCAACCTGCTCGGCAGCATCGGCCGGTCGAGCTACGGCAGCCACGAGACGCCGTACCTCGCCACCGGCGTCGAAGCCGAGGGCGTGAGCCGGCCGTACGAGTACGGCGACACGATGAACCTCGACGTCATCGCGACCCTGCTGTCGGCCATCGAGCGCGAGGGACTCGGCGTGCCCCTCGACCTCGAGTACCGGGACCTGATGGTGCACCAGGCGGAGTACCGCTCCAGCGCCGCCACCGTGCTGATGCTCGACTGCTCCCACTCGATGATCCTGTACGGGGAGGATCGCTTCACCCCGGCCAAGAAGGTCGCGCTCGCCCTCACCCACCTGATCCGCACCCAGTTCCCGGGCGACACGCTGCGGGTGGTGCTGTTCCACGACTCGGCGGAGGAGATCCCGCTCGCCAAGCTGGCGCACGCCCAGGTCGGGCCGTACCACACCAACACGGCCGAGGGCCTCAAGCTCGCGCGCCGGCTGCTGCTGGCCCAGCGCAAGGACATGCGCCAGATCATCATGATCACCGACGGCAAGCCGTCGGCCCTCACCCTGCCGGACGGCCGCGTTTACGTGAACTCGATGGGGCTGGATCCGAGAATCTTGCAGGCCACCTTCCGCGAGGTCGCCCTGTGCAAGCGCAGCAACATCATGATCAACACCTTCATGCTGGCGCGCGACCGGATGCTGGTGGACTTCGTCAAGAAGGTCTCCGAGATCTGCCGGGGAAAGGCGTACTTCACCAACACGATGACCCTCGGCCAGTTCATCCTCATGGACTTCATGAAGCGCAAGACGATGCGGGTCAGCTGACCCGCACGCCGAGCCGCGCCGGCGCCACGCCGTGATCGACCTCGCCGTGCTGCTTCGCTACGTCGTGTTCGCGGCCGCCGCCGCCGCCGTGCTCGGCGGCTTCGGCGCCCTGGCCGTGCAGGCACGCGCCATCAACCCGTTCGGCCGCACCGCCCGCGCGATCCGCGCCTTCACCGATCCGCTGCTCGCCCCGATCGAGCGCCGCATCCTGCTCACCGGCGGCAATCCGCAATCGGCGCCGTGGTGGCTGATCGCGATCGCGGTCGGCGGCGGCATCGTGGTGATCGCCGCCGTCGCGTGGGCCGCCGGCCAGGCCCGGTCGCTGGCGGCGGCCGCCAGCCTCGGCCCCGGCTACGCCGCGCGACTGGCGGTGTACTGGGCGTTCAACGTCGTCATCCTGGCCCTGGCGGTGCGGGTCGTGGGCTCCTGGATCGGAGCGTCCCGCTACAGCCGCTGGATGCGCCCGTTCGTCTTCCTCACCGAGTGGCTGCTCGCGCCCCTGCGCCGCATCGTGCCGCCTCTGGGCAGGTTCGACCTCACGCCGCTGGTCGCGTGGTTCCTGCTCCAGCTCGTGCGGGACTGGGTGCTGCGCGCGTGGTGACGCCGTGGCTGCGGGAAACCGCCCGCGGCCTGAGCATCGCCGTCGTCGTCACGCCCCGCGCCTCCCGCAGCCAGGTGGCCGGCGTCGCCGGGGACCGGTTGCGGATCCGCGTCGCCGCCCCCCCGGTCGAGGGAGCCGCGAACGAGGAGCTCACCCGGTTCCTGGCCCGGACGCTCGGGCTGCCGCGGACGGCGGTGACGGTGGCCGCCGGCGCCGCCGCCAGGCGCAAGACGATCCTCGCCGAAGGGATCGGCGCGGACGCCGCCCTCCGCCTGCTGACCGCCTAGCCGGCCCGTTCCGGGCCTGCGGCCCGCCGGCCGTGGCGTGCGTCCGGGCGGGCCAGCGCCGGTGGGAGGGTGGCGCGGCCGGCGGTGGCCTGGTTAAGTTGCCCCTACAACCGAACCTCGTGGCGATTTGCGGCGTATTGCGGCCACGTTAAACATTCCGCTAAAAAGCCGGCCTGGTGGTGCCTGCTTTCGGCGCCGCCGGGCTTTTCGATTGTGGAGACTCCGGAGTGGGGACAGCGGACCGACGCGAACAGCTGCAGCGCGCCCTTGCGGCGCGGATCCTGGTGCTCGACGGCGCGATGGGCACCATGATCCAGGGCCGCGGCCTGGGCGAGGACGACGTCCGCGGTGCGCGCCTGCGCTCGCACCCGGTGCCCCTCCAGGGCAACCTCGACCTCCTGTCGCTCACCCGGCCGGACGTGGTCGAGGCGATCCACCGCGCCTACTTCGAGGCCGGCGCCGACATCGCCGAGACCAACACGTTCACCGCGAACGCGATCGCGCAGGCGGACTACCGCACCGTGGACCTGGTGCGCGAGCTCAACGTCGCCGCCGCGACGGTCGCGCGCCGCGTGGCCGACGAGTTCACCGCCCGCCGGCCGGACCGGCCGCGCTTCGTGGCCGGCATCCTGGGGCCCACCAATCGCACCGCGTCGCTCTCCCCCGACGTCAACAACCCGGGCTACCGCGCGGTCGACTTCGACCAGCTGGCCGCCGCCTACGGCGAGCAGGCCGAGGCGCTGCTCGAGGGCGGGGTCGACCTGCTGATGGTCGAGACCGTCTTCGACACGCTGAACTGCAAGGCCGCGCTGTTCGCCATCCGCGCCCTGCTCGAGCGGCGCGGGCTCGACGTGCCCGTGATGGTCTCCGGCACCATCACCGACCGGAGCGGTCGCACCCTCTCGGGCCAGACCGTCGAGGCGTTCTGGAACTCGATCCGCCACGCCGGCCTGTTCGCCGTCGGGCTCAACTGCGCGCTGGGAGCGCGCGACCTGCGGCCCTACGTCGAGGAGCTGGCACGGATCGCCGACGTCCCGGTGAGCTGCCACCCGAACGCGGGACTGCCGAACCCGTTCGGGCAGTACGACCAGGGGCCGGCCGAGATGGCGGAGCTGCTCGGAGAGTTCGCGGCGAGCGGGCTCCTCAACATCGTGGGCGGCTGCTGTGGCACCACGCCCGCGCACATCGCGGCCATCGCCGGCGCGGTCGCCGGCCTGCCGCCGCGCCGCGTGTCCCCGGTTCCGCCCCACACCCGGCTGGCCGGCCTCGAGCCGCTCACCATCGGCCCGGACACCCTGTTCGTGAACGTGGGCGAGCGCACCAACGTCACCGGCTCCGCCAGGTTCGCCGAGTGCGTCAAGCGCGGCGACTACGAGGCCGGGTTGAAGATCGCGCGGGAGCAGGTGGAGAACGGCGCCCAGGTGATCGACGTCAACATGGACGAGGCGCTCCTGGACTCGGTCGCCGCGATGCGGACCTTCGTCAACCTGGTCGCGGGCGAGCCCGGGATCAGCAAGGTCCCGCTGATGATCGACTCGTCCCGCTGGGAGGTGATCGAGGCCGGGCTGAAGTGCCTTCAGGGCAAGGGCATCGTCAACTCGATCAGCCTCAAGGAGGGCGAGGAGGCGTTCCTCGCGCACGCGCGGCTGGTGCAGCGCTACGGCGCCGCGGTGGTCGTGATGGCCTTCGACGAGCGCGGCCAGGCGGACACGTACGAGCGCCGGGTGGAGATCCTCACGCGGGCCTACCGGCTGCTCACCGACCGGGCGGGCTTCCCGCCCGAGGACGTCATCCTCGACCCGAACGTCTTCCCCGTCGGAACGGGGATGGCCGAGCACGCCAGCTACGCCGTCGACTACCTGCGGGCCTGCCGCACCATCAAGGAGACACTGCCCCGCGCTCTGGTGTCGGGCGGGGTGAGCAACCTCTCGTTCAGCTTCCGCGGCAACCCCGCCGTGCGCCACGCCATGCACTCGGCCTTCCTGTTCCACGCGCGCCGCGCCGGCATGGACCTCGGGATCGTGAACCCGAGCCAGCTCGCGGTCTACGACGACATTCCCAAGGACCTGCTGGAGGCCGTCGAGGACGTGCTGTTCAACCGCCGCGACGACGCCACCGAGCGGCTGATCGCCCTCGCCGAGCACGCGGCGGGCGCCCCGAAGGCGGCGCGCACCGAGGAGTGGCGCAGCTGGCCGGTGGAGCGGCGGCTCGCCCACGCGCTGGTGGAGGGGATCCTCGACCACGTCGAGGCGGACACCGAGGAGGCGCGCCGGGGCCGCGCCCGCGCCATCGAGGTGATCGAAGGGCCGCTGATGGACGGGATGAACGTGGTGGGCGACCTGTTCGGCGCCGGCAAGATGTTCCTGCCCCAGGTCGTCAAGAGCGCCCGCGTGATGAAGAAGGCGGTGGCGTACCTGGTGCCCTTCATCGAGCGGGAGCGCGCGGCCGGCGGCGGCGCGCCGCGCACCAACGGCACCATCGTGCTCGCCACCGTGAAGGGCGACGTCCACGACATCGGCAAGAACATCGTGGGCGTGGTGCTGCGGTGCAACAACTACGAGGTGG from Gemmatimonadales bacterium encodes the following:
- a CDS encoding cytidylate kinase-like family protein — its product is MAVVTVTRQYGSGGSLVARRVAERLGWTVIDNEFVGEVARRAGLPAEAVAAREERSPSLIERLGRTLAISAPEMFVQAAASQAEPDEDQLHRITERVIAEAAAHGRVVLVGRGATAYLATAGEAADVLHVYVVAPRETRIRTIVERMHVTGEEAARQIHSVDAARERYLEHWYGRRRDEAANYHLVVNTAWLGYEGAAEIIADAARRRGME
- the metH gene encoding methionine synthase; amino-acid sequence: MGTADRREQLQRALAARILVLDGAMGTMIQGRGLGEDDVRGARLRSHPVPLQGNLDLLSLTRPDVVEAIHRAYFEAGADIAETNTFTANAIAQADYRTVDLVRELNVAAATVARRVADEFTARRPDRPRFVAGILGPTNRTASLSPDVNNPGYRAVDFDQLAAAYGEQAEALLEGGVDLLMVETVFDTLNCKAALFAIRALLERRGLDVPVMVSGTITDRSGRTLSGQTVEAFWNSIRHAGLFAVGLNCALGARDLRPYVEELARIADVPVSCHPNAGLPNPFGQYDQGPAEMAELLGEFAASGLLNIVGGCCGTTPAHIAAIAGAVAGLPPRRVSPVPPHTRLAGLEPLTIGPDTLFVNVGERTNVTGSARFAECVKRGDYEAGLKIAREQVENGAQVIDVNMDEALLDSVAAMRTFVNLVAGEPGISKVPLMIDSSRWEVIEAGLKCLQGKGIVNSISLKEGEEAFLAHARLVQRYGAAVVVMAFDERGQADTYERRVEILTRAYRLLTDRAGFPPEDVILDPNVFPVGTGMAEHASYAVDYLRACRTIKETLPRALVSGGVSNLSFSFRGNPAVRHAMHSAFLFHARRAGMDLGIVNPSQLAVYDDIPKDLLEAVEDVLFNRRDDATERLIALAEHAAGAPKAARTEEWRSWPVERRLAHALVEGILDHVEADTEEARRGRARAIEVIEGPLMDGMNVVGDLFGAGKMFLPQVVKSARVMKKAVAYLVPFIERERAAGGGAPRTNGTIVLATVKGDVHDIGKNIVGVVLRCNNYEVVDLGVMAPAATILETARRVNADAVGLSGLITPSLDEMVHVAGAMQREGFTIPLLIGGATTSRVHTAVRIEPAYHGPTVHVADASRSVGVVANLLSPERRAEFVAGVRGEYGRLRREHEARRADGRLVGLAEARRNKLPLRWDGYAPPQPAVEGVRCLDDIPVEDLVATVDWTPFFAAWELRGRYPDILDDPVKGTEARRLFDDARRLLERVAAERRVHARAVFGLFPANSVGDDDLEVYADRGRSRVLAVLHHLRQQMERPPGRPNLCLADYVAPRDSGLPDWIGGFAVTAGFGVDELAAEFERAHDDYSAILAKALADRLAESLAEQLHQRVRREFWGYAPAESLDNAGLIAERYRGIRPAPGYPACPDHTEKAALFSLLDATARTGIRLTESWAMWPAASVCGWYFAHPEAAYFGLGRIGRDQVHDYARRKGFDARAAERWLGPVLGYDPDA
- a CDS encoding SPFH domain-containing protein, which codes for MGELVLGLVFLAVSFLVTTASAATKSQGPRPIGGILRAAAIGFLVLGALLVLGSGLVVIQPGEVGVRHAFGTVDPKPLLPGIRLVTPWSSVERFSTREEQFPEVGGDERETMDALSSEQMAMKVDAGLRWQIDPQQAPRIFTEIGAEAQIHSAVRNAIRKGVRDGMVQYSINDISKRTLIAQTMEALVDSALVTQPRAGGPPFRIAQVTAFFLRNLEPPEQVVQAINNKIAQEQQIETERHRVEVARLQSEQQRLLNQTLTAEQLTKQYLEVLHDMKNSNNLVILVPTTGGVPILDINALRNSLRGR
- a CDS encoding MFS transporter — translated: MPAPRASPFGALRHRNFRLFFFGQGTSLVGTWMQIVAQGWLVLELTNSPFYVGLVSALGSLPIMLVSLPAGVFVDRVNKRRLVVLTQTLSLLQALVLAILIWTHRIALWQVAAIAVFLGTVNAFDTPARQAFVIEMVGREDLGTAIALNSSAFNAARVVGPSLAGILIGAVGLGWCYFLNAVSYVAVIWGLLKMRLAPFVRPDHSGDGWAQFREGARFVRRDRRVLALVGMMAVVSVFGFPFLVLMPVFARDVLRVGPSGLGFMSASVGVGAVIAALGLAMFGPRVGKGRILMWTGPIYGAALVSFAAAPAFALALPALALAGAAMILNNAVTNTLLQTIVPDALRGRVMGFYAFVFLGMAPFGAFQAGWLAEHLGAPMAVAVGGLVCGLSSLVIWRRVPEVPLLK
- a CDS encoding VWA domain-containing protein; the encoded protein is MRYTTFSKYIDQLADAVNLQDLLDQLADFLLQSGFAGGAGERLWGEGGEEQGDRSLAALHDAILEALKNSGMLTPDMLKVLRGESTGDADRDAELERQLAELLDAIVQRLIEQGYLSVAEAPRMPGGQELVEGTEGQARSAAQQVHFNLTEKGIDFLGYRALRNLLGSIGRSSYGSHETPYLATGVEAEGVSRPYEYGDTMNLDVIATLLSAIEREGLGVPLDLEYRDLMVHQAEYRSSAATVLMLDCSHSMILYGEDRFTPAKKVALALTHLIRTQFPGDTLRVVLFHDSAEEIPLAKLAHAQVGPYHTNTAEGLKLARRLLLAQRKDMRQIIMITDGKPSALTLPDGRVYVNSMGLDPRILQATFREVALCKRSNIMINTFMLARDRMLVDFVKKVSEICRGKAYFTNTMTLGQFILMDFMKRKTMRVS
- a CDS encoding YggT family protein, yielding MIDLAVLLRYVVFAAAAAAVLGGFGALAVQARAINPFGRTARAIRAFTDPLLAPIERRILLTGGNPQSAPWWLIAIAVGGGIVVIAAVAWAAGQARSLAAAASLGPGYAARLAVYWAFNVVILALAVRVVGSWIGASRYSRWMRPFVFLTEWLLAPLRRIVPPLGRFDLTPLVAWFLLQLVRDWVLRAW
- a CDS encoding DUF167 family protein, yielding MVTPWLRETARGLSIAVVVTPRASRSQVAGVAGDRLRIRVAAPPVEGAANEELTRFLARTLGLPRTAVTVAAGAAARRKTILAEGIGADAALRLLTA